The proteins below come from a single Torulaspora delbrueckii CBS 1146 chromosome 5, complete genome genomic window:
- the TDEL0E02990 gene encoding uncharacterized protein (Ty like retrotransposon) has protein sequence MIPISDSRKTGPFMNCQPPYGNPPKPFSGRRDASKAAFFLARMQNHMIRFNFQDDLDKITHFSSDFLEGEAAQWYFALVRSGIRNSTVKEFLVSFQRKYYNSNAIDDVMDRMFNCCQESTLTNYNSYSAELAAVLPTDMINEKARMSKNANCQNEPMDVDPSHREPKNIRKQKLSPKERQLLKKLGIWFRCRAGQHKASQCPNVIST, from the coding sequence ATGATTCCCATATCTGACTCTCGCAAAACAGGTCCTTTTATGAACTGCCAGCCACCCTATGGCAACCCCCCAAAACCTTTCAGCGGGAGAAGAGATGCCTCAAAAGCTGCATTCTTCCTTGCCAGGATGCAGAATCATATGATTCGGTTTAACTTCCAGGATGACCTCGACAAGATAACCCACTTCTCCTCGGACTTCCTAGAAGGCGAAGCCGCCCAATGGTATTTCGCACTAGTTCGAAGTGGGATCCGCAACTCAACGGTTAAGGAATTCCTGGTAAGCTTTCAACGTAAGTATTACAACAGTAATGCCATCGACGATGTCATGGATAGGATGTTCAACTGTTGCCAAGAGTCAACCCTGACCAACTACAATAGCTACTCTGCAGAATTAGCCGCTGTGCTCCCTACTGATatgatcaatgaaaaagCCAGAATGAGCAAGAATGCGAACTGCCAAAACGAACCAATGGACGTTGATCCCAGCCATAGAGAACCCAAGAATATTCGCAAACAAAAACTATCCCCTAAAGAACGTCAACTCTTAAAGAAACTCGGAATCTGGTTTAGATGTCGAGCAGGTCAACACAAGGCCAGTCAGTGCCCAAATGTGATTTCTACCTGA
- the PFU1 gene encoding Pfu1p (similar to Saccharomyces cerevisiae YDR306C; ancestral locus Anc_5.327) has protein sequence MGNKLRPKKVKAPYRKYVAGEGLSHTWGFTSTVPVAVDESPEEELPKGKDVEIFDTPQGQYYYRESTESIVHIKARQNGSQGSLNRVSKTSDNHEGADWDQMRLPWEIQRLVLSFSGEEIKPSYLLVCKCWYLMCLPLIYKHPALSSRNFNSFVDTVISNRKKKFGEYVVEMDLSTIMQSGKNSFVSKLLRRCSPSLERFTAPQTSFGYAPLISLKSCHELKYLDLGLVSETVKLKELFAAIKNFTHLTHLAFPRSSINCDGFREFQWPKNLQYLKLSGGITNEFVRETQWPRSITTLEFSYCPQVDEHAVYRVLSQIGDNLQHLYFHYPMPSLHENALDYVFRYSSHLISIQLMVDYCSRWVFSEHMLAPLVYPRPLRTIYLQCSGSLGLSSKIHPDDFTIAIMESRLPCLKNISVSSKLGWDMNGDDVSDLVSVFEDQGGSVYLNY, from the coding sequence ATGGGAAATAAATTGAGACCAAAGAAGGTTAAGGCCCCATACCGTAAGTATGTAGCCGGCGAAGGGTTATCGCATACTTGGGGATTTACATCAACTGTACCGGTAGCTGTAGATGAGTCACCAGAGGAAGAATTACCTAAAGGAAAAGATGTAGAAATTTTTGATACTCCGCAGGGTCAGTATTACTATCGAGAATCAACTGAAAGTATAGTGCATATCAAAGCACGTCAAAATGGATCCCAAGGGTCATTGAACCGCGTTAGTAAGACGTCAGATAATCATGAGGGAGCCGATTGGGACCAGATGCGACTTCCGTGGGAAATTCAGAGATTGGTCCTAAGTTTTAGCGGTGAAGAGATCAAACCCAGTTATTTGCTTGTTTGCAAATGTTGGTACTTGATGTGCCTCCCATTGATTTATAAACATCCAGCTTTGTCCAGTAGGAACTTTAATAGTTTTGTGGATACTGTGATCAGCAAtaggaagaaaaaattcGGTGAGTATGTTGTTGAGATGGATCTATCGACTATCATGCAAAGTGGTAAGAATTCTTTCGTATCTAAGCTTTTGCGACGGTGTTCACCCAGCTTAGAGAGATTTACCGCACCACAAACTAGTTTCGGTTATGCACCtttgatttcattgaaGTCTTGCCATGAGCTGAAATATTTGGATTTGGGTTTGGTCTCAGAGACTgtcaaattgaaagaacTGTTTGCCGCAATCAAGAACTTTACGCATCTGACACATTTAGCATTCCCAAGAAGTTCTATTAATTGTGATGGCTTTCGTGAGTTTCAGTGGCCTAAGAATTTACAGTATTTGAAGTTGAGTGGAGGGATCACCAATGAGTTTGTGCGTGAGACGCAATGGCCACGGAGTATTACGACTTTGGAATTTTCTTACTGCCCTCAAGTCGATGAGCATGCCGTGTATAGGGTATTGTCACAAATCGGTGACAATTTGCAACACCTGTACTTTCATTATCCGATGCCTTCTTTGCATGAGAACGCACTCGATTACGTGTTTCGTTATTCTTCGCATTTGATCTCGATCCAACTAATGGTCGACTATTGCTCCAGGTGGGTTTTCTCTGAGCACATGCTGGCGCCTCTGGTCTATCCACGTCCCTTGCGGACTATTTATTTACAGTGCAGTGGCTCTCTGGGGCTATCCTCTAAAATTCATCCTGACGATTTTACGATTGCAATAATGGAGTCAAGGCTCCCATGTCTAAAAAATATTAGTGTATCCTCCAAGCTTGGATGGGACATGAACGGTGATGATGTATCCGATCTCGTCTCGGTCTTTGAAGACCAAGGCGGTAGTGTATATTTAAATTACTAG
- the HNT2 gene encoding bis(5'-adenosyl)-triphosphatase (similar to Saccharomyces cerevisiae HNT2 (YDR305C); ancestral locus Anc_5.326) — translation MTSPVYFSKYVVTPQVFFKSQYTYALVNLKPLVPGHVLIVPLRNEVIRLSDLTQEESVDYFKTLQLIQRFITWQFKADSLNIAIQDGPEAGQTIPHLHTHVIPRYRANNIGDKIYDRLDKWSFEGWDERRKEYLKEGGREARKLAKPDDQRFARSADEMGKEALELQQKLAQFSSSR, via the coding sequence ATGACTAGCCCAGTATATTTCAGCAAATACGTGGTAACTCCCCAggttttcttcaagagtcaATACACATACGCGCTGGtcaatttgaagccattgGTGCCCGGTCACGTACTGATTGTCCCCCTAAGAAACGAGGTCATAAGACTCAGTGATTTAACCCAGGAGGAATCAGTCGACTATTTTAAAACGTTGcaattgattcaaagattcaTCACATGGCAATTCAAAGCTGATTCCCTGAATATTGCCATTCAGGACGGCCCAGAAGCAGGCCAAACTATCCCACATCTGCATACACACGTCATTCCAAGGTACAGAGCCAACAATATTGGAGATAAGATTTATGATAGACTAGATAAATGGAGTTTCGAAGGCTGGGATGAAAGGCGTAAAGAATACTTAAAAGAGGGCGGGCGTGAAGCTCGTAAGCTCGCCAAACCTGACGATCAACGATTTGCCAGGTCAGCAGACGAAATGGGAAAAGAAGCTTTAGAACTTCAACAGAAACTGGCTCAATTCTCCTCCAGCCGTTGA
- the FYV4 gene encoding mitochondrial 37S ribosomal protein mS41 (similar to Saccharomyces cerevisiae FYV4 (YHR059W); ancestral locus Anc_5.325), whose product MLGRRLLSTSSPLLRVSATVHRVIPSPTSQIPDVTSFLTRIGRKCDEVAELYENNWDNLFLWDSRVLKEKGVSVQQRRYILHQVEKFRKNEPVVEIKKGKKSFFGGERNRKENIAKWRAEERSKSD is encoded by the coding sequence ATGTTGGGGCGTCGTCTTCTATCCACAAGCTCTCCGCTGTTGCGTGTCTCTGCTACTGTACACAGAGTGATTCCAAGTCCTACGAGCCAAATACCAGATGTGACTAGCTTCTTAACTAGAATTGGCAGAAAATGTGATGAAGTAGCAGAATTGTATGAGAATAACTGGGATAATTTGTTTTTATGGGATTCACGAgttttgaaggagaaggGAGTCTCAGTGCAGCAGAGAAGGTACATTCTGCATCAAGTAGAAAAGTTTAGGAAGAACGAACCAGTTGtagagatcaagaagggCAAGAAATCGTTCTTTGGTGGTGAGAGAAATAGAAAGGAGAATATCGCCAAGTGGAGGGCCGAGGAAAGGTCAAAGAGTGATTGA
- the MED6 gene encoding mediator complex subunit MED6 (similar to Saccharomyces cerevisiae MED6 (YHR058C); ancestral locus Anc_5.324), with translation MNTPLDELQWKSPEWIQAFGLRTDNVLDYFAESPFFNKTSNNQVIKMQRQFSQVPTDPAAQDGKQRGNESEVMAGIPLHQQEQNEFGHLEPTRRSLLSRYPAHAMLERELSKMKGIEYVLAYLQEPDFWVIKKQNRLGPQQVQVLQDYYVIGANVYQSPTVFKIVQSRVMAASYHLTETLSQLHKLTEFQPAQGVQFKRLQSTTITSNGTSSSQNSAPPTAPANGPPSTVNTAQTAQTARTGQLEHNGNHEPQEVITQDMMHRLMLTSIKSTPEYI, from the coding sequence ATGAACACTCCACTAGATGAATTGCAATGGAAATCTCCCGAGTGGATCCAAGCTTTTGGGCTGCGAACTGATAATGTGCTAGACTATTTCGCGGAATCACCGTTCTTTAATAAGACTTCGAATAACCAAGTAATCAAGATGCAGAGGCAATTCTCGCAAGTTCCAACAGATCCAGCAGCACAGGATGGCAAGCAACGTGGAAACGAATCGGAAGTGATGGCCGGTATACCCTTACATCAACAGGAACAAAATGAGTTTGGTCACTTGGAACCTACGAGAAGAAGCCTTCTCAGCAGGTACCCAGCACATGCTATGCTTGAAAGAGAGCTCAGCAAGATGAAGGGAATTGAATACGTATTAGCATACCTCCAAGAGCCCGACTTCTGGGTCATCAAAAAACAAAACCGTCTTGGTCCGCAACAAGTACAAGTCCTGCAAGACTACTACGTAATCGGGGCAAACGTTTATCAATCTCCAACTGTGTTCAAGATAGTCCAAAGCAGAGTCATGGCCGCAAGTTACCACCTTACAGAAACCTTATCTCAATTACACAAGCTCACAGAGTTCCAGCCGGCACAGGGCGTACAGTTTAAGAGATTACAATCCACAACCATTACCTCAAATGGAACCTCAAGCTCCCAGAATAGTGCTCCACCAACAGCACCAGCGAACGGCCCTCCATCGACGGTCAATACAGCGCAGACTGCACAGACTGCAAGAACAGGTCAGCTAGAGCACAACGGTAATCACGAACCCCAGGAGGTGATCACCCAGGACATGATGCACCGATTGATGCTCACCAGCATTAAATCGACTCCAGAATACATTTAA
- the CPR5 gene encoding peptidylprolyl isomerase family protein CPR5 (similar to Saccharomyces cerevisiae CPR5 (YDR304C) and CPR2 (YHR057C); ancestral locus Anc_5.323), producing MRLLALLFSCATLFGAIAFAADPAITQKVYFDIKHGEKEIGRIVMGLYGTVTPKTAENFYELTVSQDPKMGYLGSIFHRVIPQFMIQGGDFTDGSGIGGKSIYGDSFEDESFEVKHDKPGRLSMANRGPDTNGSQFFITTVATPWLDGKHVVFGEVLEGMDVVHYIESVPKDRRDAPLEAVTIAACGEVETVPLGKEEVKQAQEKIRDEL from the coding sequence ATGAGATTATTAGCCCTATTGTTCTCGTGTGCCACTTTGTTTGGTGCAATTGCCTTCGCAGCCGATCCTGCAATTACTCAAAAGGTCTATTTTGATATTAAACATGGCGAAAAGGAGATTGGTCGTATCGTTATGGGATTGTATGGGACTGTGACTCCAAAGACTGCTGAAAACTTTTACGAATTAACTGTTTCTCAAGACCCTAAGATGGGATACTTGGGTTCTATTTTCCACCGTGTGATCCCTCAATTTATGATTCAGGGTGGTGATTTTACGGATGGTTCTGGGATTGGTGGTAAGAGCATCTACGGTGACAGTTTCGAGGACGAAAGTTTTGAAGTTAAGCACGACAAACCTGGTAGATTGTCAATGGCTAACCGTGGACCTGACACCAATGGTTCgcaattcttcatcaccactGTGGCTACCCCATGGCTAGACGGCAAACACGTTGTGTTTGGTGAAGTATTAGAGGGTATGGATGTTGTTCACTACATCGAGAGCGTTCCTAAGGACAGAAGAGATGCACCTTTGGAGGCTGTGACTATCGCTGCGTGCGGTGAAGTTGAGACAGTTCCTTTGGGAAAGGAGGAAGTAAAGCAAGCACAGGAAAAAATCCGTGACGAGTTATAG
- the RSC3 gene encoding Rsc3p (similar to Saccharomyces cerevisiae RSC3 (YDR303C) and RSC30 (YHR056C); ancestral locus Anc_5.322) has protein sequence MDIRGRKMKKPPACVQCRKRKIGCDRVKPICGNCLKNGKTDCFFPDVPGQYVPSNSSLQNSAKYELARENAAELHHNPELASMEQIREYNTRLQLLNAQQHRTSPGPMETAQFIPRTVPTFENKPVSSANGSALHLNWVQGPAMFDIMTSPYTQEEVLLKEMDFCRSRLLELQEITGTKAGVNLSDDLGSNGSNSGGRDHSGRDQNGGDTPDYRRLQMSLRGEGFNVNEFRDLDPEFLDAKQVFDVFTVTNTDNLTDLNPLSDAPNCIFNVRFLTIRDEYLAQFYRRFNQVAKDNFNDLLTNWRQQRSKGPSHLKNDQSIRFPPRGVTQEIITKYLTTVTDTNSLIPILKPRELSTAVEQLFGREPIFSPNKLDLPQIATLGQVTVCLLLTYETLSSSVLIPLRDEQLTLFHQLRDWVPSLMTNLHLIRSEIDRRDSNSYSVNVLNFIAIWKYYQSVADTSDSDSADGDEDVHMARLLSLNHESKNQLHILLWNFIFKNYCWRHLFKGEIPSMVMGSEQNSATVIDPLLNNDFPLLTFQIDMLKYLQTKDSMVSLPKVLALRDLFKVKLNDQNKKCYTTAAIITSVVDSLIYRNAMLFINYYLLMQYEKLGDADTFADYYKEFLQLVQETLFYVFSNLANLKFAGYEFIFAKKSFLTLENICSMILGLYQRCYTLLAKNTGIVTDSTKAEGQQAEILVLLLKKILMLLQDYAKNRKAGSPLIFKLVCKLRTTLEYIAHCESSPMVTMNHVMEKRPISSSTTNAFELIDDSDLAKVVTKLRGISESLIKSDFYNQRKPYQPTNPQTIGLTAENFSDVFNSLYS, from the coding sequence ATGGATATCCGtggaagaaagatgaagaaaccgCCTGCGTGCGTGCAGTGtaggaagaggaagattgGTTGTGATCGAGTGAAGCCTATATGTGGgaattgtttgaagaatggtAAGACGGATTGTTTCTTTCCTGATGTTCCTGGACAGTATGTGCCGtcgaattcttctttgcaaaattctGCCAAGTATGAGCTGGCGAGGGAAAATGCAGCTGAATTGCATCATAATCCTGAATTGGCCTCGATGGAGCAGATAAGAGAGTATAATACGAGGCTACAGTTATTGAATGCGCAGCAGCATAGGACCTCGCCTGGCCCTATGGAGACTGCGCAGTTTATTCCTAGGACTGTTCCGACTTTCGAAAATAAACCTGTAAGTTCTGCTAATGGATCAGCGTTGCATTTGAATTGGGTACAGGGCCCAGCGATGTTCGATATTATGACTTCTCCCTATACACAAGAAGAGGTCTtattgaaagagatggatTTTTGTAGATCGAGGTTGTTAGAGTTGCAAGAGATTACCGGCACCAAAGCCGGTGTTAACCTTTCCGATGATCTCGGGTCTAATGGGTCGAATAGTGGCGGGAGAGACCATAGTGGAAGAGATCAGAATGGTGGCGATACGCCGGACTATAGGAGATTGCAAATGTCCTTGAGAGGCGAAGGTTTCAATGTTAATGAGTTTAGAGACCTAGATCCCGAGTTTTTGGATGCAAAACAGGTCTTTGATGTTTTCACAGTGACGAACACAGATAATTTGACCGATTTAAATCCTTTGTCAGATGCCCCTAATTGTATCTTTAACGTACGATTCCTAACAATACGTGATGAGTATTTGGCTCAATTTTACAGAAGGTTTAATCAGGTGGCCAAAGATAATTTTAATGACCTATTGACTAATTGGAGACAACAAAGGTCAAAGGGCCCATCCCACTTAAAGAACGATCAATCGATAAGGTTCCCACCAAGGGGTGTCACACAGGAAATCATTACAAAATACTTGACAACAGTGACAGAtacaaattctttgattccAATCCTGAAACCAAGAGAGCTATCGACTGCAGTAGAGCAATTATTCGGACGTGAACCTATTTTCTCACCAAATAAGTTGGATTTACCACAGATCGCTACTTTGGGACAAGTAACAGTGTGTCTATTGCTCACATACGAgactttatcatcatcagttCTCATCCCTTTGAGAGATGAACAATTGACTTTGTTCCATCAATTGAGAGATTGGGTTCCTAGTCTAATGACTAACTTGCATTTGATCAGATCAGAGATCGACAGAAGGGACAGTAATTCATACTCGGTAAACGTGTTAAATTTTATTGCAATTTGGAAGTATTATCAATCCGTAGCCGATACTAGTGATAGTGATTCGGCCGATGGTGACGAAGACGTTCATATGGCTCGTTTACTTTCTTTGAACCATGAATCCAAGAATCAATTGCACATTTTGCTTTggaatttcatcttcaagaactatTGCTGGAgacatcttttcaaaggtgaaATTCCTTCTATGGTCATGGGGTCGGAACAAAATTCCGCCACCGTCATTGATCCACTACTGAATAATGATTTCCCCCTGTTGACTTTCCAAATAGACATGCTAAAATATCTACAAACTAAGGACTCTATGGTCTCATTACCCAAAGTTCTCGCACTTAGAgaccttttcaaagttAAACTAAATGACCAGAACAAAAAGTGTTACACAACTGCAGCAATTATCACAAGTGTTGTCGATTCGCTGATATATCGTAACGCAATGCTGTTCATTAATTATTACCTTTTGATGCAATACGAAAAACTGGGTGACGCCGATACTTTTGCAGATTATTATAAAGAGTTTTTGCAGTTGGTACAAGAGACTTTGTTCTATgtcttttccaatttggccaatttgaaattcgCCGGCTATGAATTCATATTCgccaagaaatcttttctAACGTTGGAAAACATATGTTCTATGATCCTAGGGCTCTACCAAAGGTGCTACACTCTATTGGCTAAGAACACAGGCATTGTAACGGATAGTACGAAGGCAGAGGGTCAACAGGCTGAAATACTCGTACTACTGTTGAAAAAAATACTAATGTTGTTGCAAGACTATGCAAAGAATCGTAAAGCTGGAAGCCCATTGATTTTCAAGCTGGTTTGTAAACTCAGAACAACTTTGGAATATATCGCACATTGCGAAAGTAGCCCAATGGTTACGATGAATCACGTCATGGAAAAGAGACCAATTTCTAGCTCGACCACCAACGCTTTCGAATTGATAGACGATTCCGACCTAGCGAAAGTGGTTACAAAACTGCGTGGCATATCAGaatcattgatcaaatcagATTTTTACAACCAGAGGAAACCATACCAACCTACAAACCCACAGACAATAGGCCTAACGGCAGAAAATTTCTCAGATGTCTTCAACTCGTTATATTCTTAG